From the genome of Halorussus caseinilyticus, one region includes:
- a CDS encoding DUF5789 family protein produces the protein MADDPDPEREQRHARERQHERTERVEDMFGEAGQMLGEHKYPVTGEELAAEYADQPLDLQNETESLGSVFDRLVDERFESADEAREAVYNELTGEAGGPEEYNDQRAVGKLDDETTDDAN, from the coding sequence ATGGCCGACGACCCGGACCCCGAGCGCGAACAGCGACACGCCCGCGAGCGCCAGCACGAGCGGACCGAGCGCGTCGAGGACATGTTCGGCGAGGCGGGGCAGATGCTCGGCGAACACAAGTACCCCGTGACCGGCGAGGAACTGGCCGCCGAGTACGCCGACCAACCCCTCGACTTGCAGAACGAGACCGAATCGCTCGGAAGCGTCTTCGACCGACTCGTGGACGAGCGATTCGAGTCGGCCGACGAAGCGCGCGAAGCGGTCTACAACGAGTTGACCGGCGAAGCGGGCGGTCCCGAGGAGTACAACGACCAGCGCGCGGTCGGCAAACTGGACGACGAGACGACCGACGACGCTAACTGA